The nucleotide sequence GTCACACTTTACATCACGCTCACAGAGGTTGAACCGATCCCTGTATTCCATCAAGCTAGAACCACCAAGGATACCATACTAACCACTTTGGAAACCATGACATCGAAACGTTTAGCTAAGAAAGTACTCGATGTGTCTGGCATTGAGAACAAACGGGTTTCGGATATGAAAAAAACAGAAGTTGAACGTTTAAATCAACTCTTAACCGCTTTTCCAATACCCATTGATGGCGTTGAAGTCAAAGAAAAAGCCTTTGTCAACGCAGGTGGGATTGACGTGAAAGCACTGAATCCACAAACCATGGAAACCATTCAATCACCGGGGTTATATTTCATTGGTGAGTCTACAGACTTACAAGGACCCATTGGTGGATTTAATATTACCATCGCTTTATCCACAGGCAGATTGGCTGCCAAACACATCGTATCGAAGGGGTAAATTATGGCCAGTTCACAAGATTATGTTACCTATGTGGTTGAAAAACTCAGACGTTTTTATGATGTAACCTATCGTAAGATGTTCGGTGAGTACATGATTTATATTGACTTAAAACCCATCATTTTGGTCTGTGATGATCAACCGTATCTCAAAATACACGAATCGACCACACCCATTTTGAAGGATGCGGAAACGGGGTATCCATACAAAGGTGCGAAATTGCATTATTTGCTCGATATCGATGATGATTACATCACCAAACAAGCCATCGATGCGTTGTTACCCCATGTGGTCATCAAACCCAAAAAGAAGAAATCCATTTAGGAGTCCCTATGAACGCTAAAACAAACTATGTCGACATTGAAACCAGACAATATTTTCACCAAGCCAACCTGGTATACATGTCGACACTCGCTGCCGATTTAATCATCATTCCCATCATATTCTTTACGGGAAGCATGGTCTCATTCTATGGCAACATCATCGGTTTTATCATTGCATTGTTGGCTGTATATTTGAATAAAAAGAAGAAATATGGCTTATCAGCATTCCTATTCATTCTAACCATCACAGCCTTAGGTGTTGTCCAAGTGCTTTTGTTTGGGTTGAATTCAGGCTTTATGTACTATTTTTTCAACATGAGTGTTTTGATTGTCTATACCAAATGGCGACCTAGTTTAAAACTGGTTGGTGTCATCACACAAGTGGTATTGTTCGTCCTCACATTCATTTACGCGATTAACAACCCACCCTTCTATCCTTTAGCGATGGGTTGGCTCATCTTTTTCCACATCTTAAACTTTGTTTTAAATATCACAGGTGTGGCGAATTCAGCGTATTATTATATTAGAATCGCGAACGACGCGCAAAAGACCTTGTCAACGTTAGCATCCACAGATTATTTGACAGGTGTGAATAACCGTGTGGCGTTTGATACCTTCATGCAAGAGAAAAAAGCGCTCTTCGACAAAAACAAACGCACGTTTGGTTTGTTGATGATCGATGTGGATCACTTCAAGAAGATCAACGACACCTATGGCCATGGTTGTGGTGACGATGTGTTGGTAGATATCGCAACTCAATTAAAAGAGGAACGTGGCAATCAAGATTTTATCGCCCGATATGGTGGTGAAGAATTTGTCTATGTCATCGACGCATTTCAAGCGAATACGGTTCGTCAGGTTGCGGAAAGGTTGAGAAAGAAAGTTGAAAACCATACCTTTAAATATCAAAAACAAGAGATTAAATTGACCATCTCGATTGGTGGCATATTTGTAAATAAAACGTGTCATAACACCTTAGATGGTTGGATTGAATGTGCAGATAAGCATCTCTATCAAGCCAAGGATGATGGCAGAAACCGTGTGATTATTGGAGAAACAACCGATGCAAGCTAAATTTTTAGTACCCAATTTAACGTGTCAAGATTGTAGTTGTGGCCACTGTGCCCAAATGTTACTCATTGGTCTTAAAAGCCATAAAGACATTTTATCGGTCAAAGCAGACTATAAACAAAAGACCCTTGAGGTCGACTTTCAAAAACCGATGACCATTCGAAGAATCATGATATTTGCGAAAAACAAAGGGTACGACATTGAAGAAATCCAAGCACTGTGAAGTGCTTTTTTTTCTTTTTTATATCATTTCTAATGTAAAAAACGTGTTTTTATTAAAAAAATATTAAAATAAGTCCGAAAAATAATTGTCTTTTTTAATAGACGGGTGTAAAATATTATAAAAAAGAAAGAATGTGAATAAAATGAAAAAAATGACCGGTGTCCTATGGATGCTCGTTGGCCTTTTTTTTGTGCTAACAGCTTGTGACCAAGTACCAGAGTTCAACATCGACGATGTGAACATTGAAGCAGTGAATCAAATCAACATCCCTGCAGGGACTTATACCTTAGAATATTCCATTGAAAATTGGAGTGAATTGGTGAAGACCCATGGGGCAGAACTTGCCATTGAAGTTAGAAACAAATCCAACCAAGTGGTGACATTAACAGGCAATCAAATCACCGTTGAAATTGGTGAAGTTTATACCGTGAATTTAACGGTAACTGTTGAAGGCGAAACCATCCAAAAAACCTTTACAGTCACCGCAGTCACCCCTCAACAAGTTGAATACAGTGTGACCTTTGACCTTCAAGGTGGTGTAGGCAGTTTCCCAGAACAAAGTGTGATTCATGGTGGCATACCGAATCTACCTGAAACCGAACCGACCAAAGACGGCTACGTGTTTACTGGTTGGTTCTATGATGTAGCACTCACACAATTCTGTGATTTTGCAGAACCGATTTATGAAGATATCGTTTTATACGCTGGTTTCGAAGTGATTGAAAATCAAATAACAGTGACCTTTGTTTCCAATGGCGCGAATGAAGACTTCCCGCCACTGCATTTATCCATCGGGTCATTTTTACCAAGTTTGGTTACGCCAACCAAGACCGGTTACCGTTTTGAAGGTTGGTATATTGACCCAACATTCGAAACACCATTTTTAGTTGAAGCAACTAACCTATATCAAGATACGACCCTCTACGCCAAATGGTTTGATACTTCATTGAGTACCTATAAAGTAACCTATGATTTAAATGGTGCTTTACAAACCGGTGAAATATTCGAAATGGTCGTTCAACATGAAAAAGCCCAGGGTTTTGGTATGACCCCTGTTAGAACCGGATATCGTTTAGAAGGGTATTCTCTAACCGCTGATGGTGCAGAATTATATGATTTTGATACCCCAGTGGAAAGTGACATCACACTCTATGCCATCTGGTTATATAACTATACCGAAGTTGAACACCCAACGTATTTTACCGACATCAGTGCGATTGATCATTCAAGATTAGATGAATCATTCAAAGTAGAACAAGTCATGCAAGTGGCTGCGAATGCTGCGATTTATCGATTCAAACAGGACCACAATGTGGATGAAGACGCGACAGAATATGGCGTTTTATATGGGGAATCCAATGTGCTAACTTACCAACAACGCGGTTTAATGAAACTATCTGATACCCCATTTTCTGGTAATGTTACATTCATTGACTATTTATTTGATACAAACCCACTCAAAGAAAATACTACCTATTAT is from Paracholeplasma manati and encodes:
- a CDS encoding TfoX/Sxy family protein, which produces MASSQDYVTYVVEKLRRFYDVTYRKMFGEYMIYIDLKPIILVCDDQPYLKIHESTTPILKDAETGYPYKGAKLHYLLDIDDDYITKQAIDALLPHVVIKPKKKKSI
- a CDS encoding GGDEF domain-containing protein; protein product: MNAKTNYVDIETRQYFHQANLVYMSTLAADLIIIPIIFFTGSMVSFYGNIIGFIIALLAVYLNKKKKYGLSAFLFILTITALGVVQVLLFGLNSGFMYYFFNMSVLIVYTKWRPSLKLVGVITQVVLFVLTFIYAINNPPFYPLAMGWLIFFHILNFVLNITGVANSAYYYIRIANDAQKTLSTLASTDYLTGVNNRVAFDTFMQEKKALFDKNKRTFGLLMIDVDHFKKINDTYGHGCGDDVLVDIATQLKEERGNQDFIARYGGEEFVYVIDAFQANTVRQVAERLRKKVENHTFKYQKQEIKLTISIGGIFVNKTCHNTLDGWIECADKHLYQAKDDGRNRVIIGETTDAS
- a CDS encoding cation transporter, encoding MQAKFLVPNLTCQDCSCGHCAQMLLIGLKSHKDILSVKADYKQKTLEVDFQKPMTIRRIMIFAKNKGYDIEEIQAL
- a CDS encoding InlB B-repeat-containing protein, which translates into the protein MKKMTGVLWMLVGLFFVLTACDQVPEFNIDDVNIEAVNQINIPAGTYTLEYSIENWSELVKTHGAELAIEVRNKSNQVVTLTGNQITVEIGEVYTVNLTVTVEGETIQKTFTVTAVTPQQVEYSVTFDLQGGVGSFPEQSVIHGGIPNLPETEPTKDGYVFTGWFYDVALTQFCDFAEPIYEDIVLYAGFEVIENQITVTFVSNGANEDFPPLHLSIGSFLPSLVTPTKTGYRFEGWYIDPTFETPFLVEATNLYQDTTLYAKWFDTSLSTYKVTYDLNGALQTGEIFEMVVQHEKAQGFGMTPVRTGYRLEGYSLTADGAELYDFDTPVESDITLYAIWLYNYTEVEHPTYFTDISAIDHSRLDESFKVEQVMQVAANAAIYRFKQDHNVDEDATEYGVLYGESNVLTYQQRGLMKLSDTPFSGNVTFIDYLFDTNPLKENTTYYMRIYVKFEDTILYSDVQSFETIHVVEGGNAVGLNYVVSGGEYYHSDPQIQNVSVFFYEVLDGYEAKDNHHDYQSYNNITVQGTHRVIVTDLSTNEQYLHVYTLKFDKPFVSTTFYGFIDATPSNVKFEFRATLLHEDRYTYPISDAGFLYSRTTFALLKGVPGVHDVDADYESSTNLIKSTQGMDFNDHDMYYVRSYVVLSGQIHYSNYMYELTYDASELGYKITKTIYLETQTINMEYPYEYFVGTSNYTLHYYDGSVVNKSSYTGNGSFSAPGYYFSYVETTSMIRILNIVGEYPAVIGIENNGVYEDYVLIDFPMANAYIYMEYNGGEYVYLPHKVRLEQVGFYVVYYRSATGMKSISFEIK